The bacterium region CAATGAGGCCGCCGCGGCCGGCCGCGTGCGCATTCGCTTCGCCGCCGACGGCAGGCCGCGACTCGACCCGGAGGTCACGGGCGTGGTCGGGGCGATCGGGCGCATCGTCGCCGCGGTCTACACCGCCATGGAGGGTGAGGACTGGTCGCGGCTCAAGCTTTGCGAGTCACCGCCGTGCCGGTGGGCGTTCTACGATCGCTCCCGCAACCATTCGAGCCGCTGGTGCACCATGGCCTCCTGCGGGAACCGGATGAAGGCGAAACGCTTCAGGAGCCGCTCCAAAAACCCCGGACCGGAGCTACGCGACGGAGGGCCGTCTCACCTCACGCATGGAGACCCCCGAGCCTCCGAATCGCACGGCGGTGATCTCCGCCAGGATCCCTAGCGCCGTCTCCTCCGCCCCGCGCCCTCCCAGGTCCAGGCCGATCGGCCCGTGCACCCGTGACAGCTGGTCTTCGTTGAATCCCTCCGCCCGCAGCGCGTCGAAGCGGTTCTGGTTCGTCTTGCGGCTGCCGATCGCCCCGATGTACCCGGCATCGTGGCCGAGCACAGAGCGCAGCGCGGGAAGGTCGAACTTCGGATCGTGCGTGAGGATCACCACGTACGCCGCGTTGTCGATCGCCAGCTTGGCCATCGCCACATCCGGCCACGCGACGATGAGCTCGTCGGCATCCGGAAACCGCTCCTTGGTGGCGAACTTCGCTCGCGCGTCCACCACCGTGACGCGGTAGCCCATCAGCTTCGCCAGCCGATGCAGCGGGATCGCGATGTGGATCGCGCCGATGATGATCAGGTGCGCGGGACGGCGGAAAGGCTCGACGAAAAAGTCGCCCACGGCGCGGTCGCGCCGTGCCAGCTCGGTGCCCGCTGGCGTGCCCTTGCTCACCTCTGCCTCGCCCGTGACCAGGTCGGTGCGCAACGTCGCCGGCTCGTCGCGCTGCAGGATGGAGATCAGCTCCAGGTGCACCTGGCCCAGCGGCTGAACGAAGACCTCGATGTGGCCGCCGCATGCGAGTCCGACCTCGAAGGCGACGTCGTCGGCGACCCCGAATGCGGCCAGCTTCGGCGCGCCGCTCCCGAGCACCTTCTGTGCCTCCTCGAACACGGCGCCTTCGATGCAGCCGTTGGAAACCGAGCCGGCCATCTTGCCCGATCGCGTGACGACCATCTTGGAACCCAGCGGTCGCGGGCTCGAACCCCAGGTCTCGACCACCGTGGCGAGGGCGATCTCTTCGCCCGCCCGCGTCCACTCGCTGAGCTCGCCCAGGACTTCTCGCATCCCTAAATCCTCGATCGGCTGCCGAGGCCGGCCAGCAACCGGCCCAGGTCGTCCAGCGCCTGGAGATTGTGGGCGGCAAGGAAGTCGTCGCAGTGGGGCAGCGCCGCGGCCATGCCGCGGGTCAGCGGCTGATAGCCCTCCGAGCCGAGCAGCGGGTTGAGCCAGATCAGCCTGTGCGCCGAGCGCCGCAGGTGGATGAGCTCGGCGGTGAGCTGCGCCGGATCCCCGCGATCCCAACCGTCGCTCACGATGATCACGACGGCGCCATGCCCGAGCACCCGGCGCG contains the following coding sequences:
- a CDS encoding XdhC/CoxI family protein; amino-acid sequence: MREVLGELSEWTRAGEEIALATVVETWGSSPRPLGSKMVVTRSGKMAGSVSNGCIEGAVFEEAQKVLGSGAPKLAAFGVADDVAFEVGLACGGHIEVFVQPLGQVHLELISILQRDEPATLRTDLVTGEAEVSKGTPAGTELARRDRAVGDFFVEPFRRPAHLIIIGAIHIAIPLHRLAKLMGYRVTVVDARAKFATKERFPDADELIVAWPDVAMAKLAIDNAAYVVILTHDPKFDLPALRSVLGHDAGYIGAIGSRKTNQNRFDALRAEGFNEDQLSRVHGPIGLDLGGRGAEETALGILAEITAVRFGGSGVSMREVRRPSVA